The Pseudomonas sp. MPC6 nucleotide sequence GCCGCGGGTCAAGGAGCGCTCGGTGGTGTCCTCCGATGCGCGCTCCAAACTCATGGGGCGGATAGTCGACGGCTATACCAACATCACCACCCTGAAGCTGTTCGCCCACACCAACTTCGAGCAGCAATACGCGCGCGAAGCGATCAAGGAACAAACTGAAAAAGCCCAACTGGCCGGCCGGGTTGTGACCAGCATGGACGTGGTCATCACCAGCATGAACGGCTTGCTGATCGTCTGCACCACCGGCCTGGCGTTGTGGCTGTGGACGCAGTCGCTGATCACCGTGGGGGCCATTGCGCTGGCCACCGGCCTGGTGATCCGTATCGTCAACATGTCCGGCTGGATCATGTGGGTGGTCACCGGCATCTTCGAAAACATCGGCATGGTCCAGGACGGTCTGCAGTCTATTTCCCAACCGGTCAGCGTCACCGACCGCGAGCAGGCCAAGCCCTTGGTGGTGCCCCGTGGCGAAGTGCGTTTCGAGCAGGTGGATTTCCACTACGGCAAGAAGAGCGGGATCATCGCCGACCTCGACCTGATCATTAAACCTGGCGAGAAAATCGGCCTGATCGGCCCGTCCGGCGCCGGTAAATCGACCCTGGTCAATTTGCTGCTGCGCCTGTATGACGTGCAGGGCGGGCGGATTCTCATCGACGGCCAGAACATCGCCGAGGTCGGCCAGGAAAGCCTGCGCGAGCGTATCGGCATGATCACCCAGGATACGTCGCTGCTGCACCGCTCGATCCGCGACAATCTGCTGTACGGCAAGCCCGACGCCACCGACGCCGAGCTGTGGGAAGCGGTACGCAAGGCCCGGGCCGACGAGTTCATCCCGTTGCTGTCGGACTCCGAAGGGCGTACCGGCTTCGATGCCCACGTCGGTGAGCGCGGGGTGAAGCTCTCCGGCGGCCAGCGTCAGCGTATTGCGATTGCCCGGGTGCTGCTCAAGGACGCGCCGATCCTGATCATGGACGAAGCCACCTCGGCCCTGGATTCGGAGGTCGAAGCGGCGATCCAGGAAAGCCTCGAAACCCTGATGCAGGGCAAGACCGTGATCGCCATCGCCCACCGGCTCTCGACCATTGCCCGGATGGACCGGCTGGTGGTGCTGGAAAAAGGCACGATCGCCGAAACCGGCAGCCATGCCGAACTGCTGGCCCATGGCGGGTTATATGCGCGGTTGTGGCAGCACCAGACGGGTGGGTTTGTCGGCATCGATTAAACATTCTGATCGCCCCCCATCCTGTGGGAGCGGGCTTGCTCGCGAAAGCGTCGTGTCAGTCGACATAAATGTTTCTGTTACACAGCTTTCGCGAGCAAGTCGAATCGTCGCACCGCCGCTCCCACATTTGATCTTCGACAACCTGAAAAACCGTCAGAGACCTTCAACCACGGGCTCTGGCGGTTTTTTATTGCCACTGGAAATCCATCAAAACCCTGCTGTAATCAGCCAAGGTTCTGGAGATGAGCCTGTCGTAAATGTGCAGGATGCATCACTCGATACAGTCTCGATAGGAAGCCTATCAAGGACACTCTCATGTCTCTGTTCAAACGTTCAGTCACTGAGTTGTTAGGTACGTTCTGGCTGGTGTTGGGGGGTTGCGGCAGTGCGGTCCTGGCCGCGTCTTCTCCGCTGGGGATCGGGGTGCTGGGTGTGGCCCTGGCCTTTGGTCTGACGGTACTGACCATGGCATTCGCCATTGGCCATATTTCCGGCTGCCATCTCAACCCCGCCGTTTCGGTCGGTTTGTTCGTTGGCGGTCGATTCCCCGCCAGAGAGCTGCCCGCCTACATCATCGCTCAGGTAATTGGCGCGATTATCGCGGCGGCCTTGATCTACTACATCGCCAACGGCAAGGAAGGCTTCGAGCTCGCCAACGGTCTGGCTTCAAACGGCTATGGCGAGCATTCTCCCGGCAAATACTCGATGGCCGCAGGCTTTGTCTGTGAGCTGGTGATGACGGCGATGTTCGTGCTGATCATCCTCGGTGCCACCGACAAGCGAGCCCCCGCCGGGCTGGCGCCGATCGCCATCGGCCTGGCCCTGACGCTGATTCACCTGATATCGATTCCAGTCACCAATACTTCGGTCAACCCGGCCCGTAGCACTGGCCCGGCGCTGATCGTCGGTGGCTGGGCCATCGCGCAATTGTGGATGTTCTGGGTGGCACCGATGGTCGGCGCGGTGATCGGCGGCGTGACATATCGATGGTTAGGCAAGGAAGGCAGCTGAAGCCCAGGGCGAGGATCAGTCTTGCCGGTAAGGCAAGGCCGTCCTCGCTTCCTCGGCATACGCCAACACACCGACGCGCTCTTGCTGCAGGAAGTCTTTGACGGCCGCTTTCAGGCCGGGATGGCGCAGGTAGTGCCAGGAATGGGTGATCACCGGTTCGAACCCGCGAATCAACTTGTGTTCGCCCTGGGCACCGGCATCGAAACGCTGGAAGCCGTTGGCAATCGCGTAGTCCATGCCCTGATAGAAACACGTCTCGAAGTGCAGGCGGTCAAACTCCGCCAGGCATCCCCAATAGCGACCGTAAAAGCTGTCGCCCCCCACCAGGCTGAACGCCATGGCTACTGGTCGCGAGCCCTGTTTGGCCAATACCACGCGAATCGATTCCGGCATCCGCTCGGCCAACAGACTGAAAAACTCCCGGGTCAGATAAGGCCGTTGCCGCCGCACTGCGTAGGTGTTGGCGTAGCAGGCATAGACAAAATCCCACTGCAGCTGATCCAGCTGCCGACCTTCAAGCCATTCGAAATCAATCCCCTGCCCCGCCACTTGCTCGCGCTCTTTGCGCATCTGCTTGCGCTTGCGCGAACTGAGGACGTCGAGAAAATCCTGAAAGTCCCGATAGCCGCGATTCTGCCAGTGGTACTGACAGCCGATGCGCTGCAACCAGCCCGGTTGTTCGGCCAATGCGGCATCGGTGAAGGGATCGGTGAAGTTGATGTGAGCACTTGAGAGCTGTTCGATCTCAAGGTAGCCGGGCAGGCTTTTCAACAGCTCGAAACCATCTTCGAGGGAGGCCGCCAGCAAGCGCGGGCCACTGACCGGGCTGAACGGTACGGCGCTCAACAGCTTGGGGTAATAGTCGATGCCGGCGCGCTCGCAGGCATCGGCCCAGGCGTGATCGAACACGTACTCGCCATAGGAATGCCATTTGCGGTAACCGGGCAGCGCGGCAATCAGGCGATCGCCTTCGATGTTCAGCAAATGCTCGGGTTGCCAGCCGGAATGCGGGCCGACGCTACCGCTGTCTTCCAGGGCGCAGAGAAAAGCATGGCGCAGGAATGGCTGGCTATCCGGCACCAGGGCATCCCAGGTGTTCGCAGCGATTTCGGACAGATTTTCCAGACGTTGCAACGGCATCAACTTCCTCTCCACTTCTTTGCGTGAAAGCCCCGCGAGTATCGCTTATCGCGCAGCTCTCCACACGATCTATCCGACCGCAGCGCTCTGGAAAGGGGTTTCCAGGTGGTTCCAGGGGCATCGGTACGGTCATCGAGACGCCATCATTTTGCCACTGCTTTGTCATAATCGATCGCGATACTGGCGCCAGTTTTTAGAGCGTCGGGTTCTACCCGGCCCCTGTTTCCGTCCTCAAGGTCGGTTGTGTTCTGGATGGCTCAGTCATCCTCTTACATCTTCGGAGATTGATATGCGTCTTGCTTCCACGAAAACTGCGGCAGCCCTGTGCGGTGGCCTGATGCTGGCCATGAGTGTTCCGGCCAGCGCCGCAGTCGACGCCAAACTGCTCGACATGCTCAAGGCCAACGGTTCGATTTCCCAGGCGCAGTACGCTGAACTGCAGGCCGAACTGGCCAAGGATCAGAAGGACCAGCAGATTGCCCGTCAGGCTCAGCAAGAGACCAACGAACAAATCGCGGCCACCGCGAAGAAAACCAATGAGCTGAGCACCTTCGACCAGAAACTGGCGTGGGCGGCCAAGACCCAGTTCAAGGGCGATGTGCGTTTCCGTCAGGAGACGGTCAAGAACGACGGCGTGTCCAACTCCGGCGACCAGGACCGCCAACGTATTCGTGCCCGCCTGGGCGCCTACACCGAAATCAATCCGCAAGTGGACACCGGCATTCGTATCGCCACTGGCAACAACAACGACGCTCGCTCCACCAACCAGAGCCTGGAAGGCAACTTCTCCAAGAAAGATATCTGGCTGGACCAGGGCTACGTCGACTACCACCCGACTGCCATCAAGAATTTGCACTTGATCGGCGGCAAGATGCCACAGCCATGGGTGAGCATGGGCGACATCATCTGGGATAGCGACATCAGCCCGGAAGGTCTGGCGGTGACTTACAAATACCCGCTAGGCAGCACGGCCGAGCTATTCGGTAGCGCCGGCCACTACACTCTTCAGGACAACGTCGACGGCGAAGGCAAACAGTTCCGTCACGACCTGCGTCTGTATGCTGGCCAGTTGGGCGCACGCTTCGCGATCACCGACAACCTGAAAATGACGCTCGGTGGCAGTCTTTACGCTTACGACAACGACGAGGACGCCGCGACACTGGCTATCAACGGCAACAGCCCGGGCGAAGAGTTCAAAGTGTACGAAGGCTTCGGTCAGCTCGACATCGGCGGTCTGCCGATGCCACTGTCGCTGTACGGTCAAATCGTCAACAACGACAGTGCGAGCAACGATCAGGACATGGGCTGGCTGGCCGGGGTCAAGACCAAGTTCTACGGCTTCGGCGTGGATTACAACTATCGCGACGTACAGCGTAACGCCGTGGTCGGTGCCTTTACCGACTCCGACTTCGCCAACGGTTTCACCGGTTCGCGCGGCAGCAAGTTGAAAGTGAGCTACGAGATCGACAAGAACTTCGCCCTCGGCGCGACGTACTTCATGGCTGACTCCGACTTTACCAACGCCAACCTGCGGGATTCGAAAATCAACACCCTGCAGCTGGATGCAGAAGCCAAGTTCTGATTCCTCGCTACATGGCTCGGGCAAGGAAGCCTGAGCCGCATTTTTTACAGCCTGGCGTTGCTGCATCGGTCCCCATCATCCGTCCGATGCAGCAACGCCAGGCTGTTTTGTTTTTGCCAACCCCTGTAGGAGCGAGCTTGCTCGCGAAAAACCTGAGAGCGCTGCGGGGTGTCAGGTTGCCAGCGTTATCGTTGACGACCTTCGCGAGCAAGCTCGCTCCTACAGGAGGGGTGGATTCAGCGCTTGCGCAAAATCACGCTACCAATCGAATAACCGGCGCCGAACGAGCTGAGCACCGCCAGCGAACCGGCCGCCAGATCATCCTGATGCTTGTGAAAGGCAATCACCGAACCGGCAGAGCTGGTGTTGGCATAGGTGTCGAGAATCACCGGCGCTTCTTCTTCGGTGGCTTCGCGGCCCAGCAGTTTCCTGACGATCAAGTGGTTCATGCTGAGGTTGGCCTGGTGCAGCCAGAAACGCTTCACGTCAGTGATGTTGAGCTGGTTTTCTTCCAGATGGTTGGCGATCAGTTCCGCGACCATCGGGCAGACGTCCTTGAACACCTTGCGGCCTTCCTGGACGAACAGTTTGTCCTTGGCGTCGATGCCTTCTTCCGCTGCGCGATTGAGGAAGCCGAAGTTGTTGCGGATGTTGTTGGAGAACTTGGTCAGCAGCTTTGTGCTGACGATGTCGAACTGGTACTGGGAGGTGGCCAGGTCGGCACGTTCGATGATCACCGCGGTCGCGGCGTCGCCGAAGATGAAATGACTGTCGCGGTCGCGGAAATTCAGGTGACCGGTGCAGACTTCCGGGTTGACCATCAGGATCGCCCGGGCCTGGCCCAGTTGCACGCTGTTCGCCGCGGTCTGGATGCCGAAAGTCGCCGAGGAACAGGCGACGTTCATGTCGAAGCCGAAACCCTGGATGCCCAGCGCTTCCTGGACTTCGATGGCGATGGCCGGGTAGGCGCGCTGCAGGTTGGAACAGGCGACGATCACGCCGTCAATGTCCGCGGCGGTCTTGCCCGCACGCTGCAGGGCTTGCTCGGCAGCGCCGATGGCCATCTGGCAGAGCACCGACCACTCGTCATTCGAGCGCTCCGGCAGGCGTGGCGCCATGCGTTGCGGGTCGAGGATGCCGTCCTTGTCCATGACGAAGCGGCTTTTGATGCCAGAGGCTTTTTCGATAAATGCCGCGCTGGATTCGGTCAGCGCTTCGATTTCACCGCGGGCAATGGCTTCGGCGTTATCGGCGTTGAACTGCCCGACGTAAGTATTGAAAGACTGCACCAGCTCTTCGTTGGAAATGCTGTTGGCCGGGGTGTACAAGCCGGTGCCACTGATGACGACGTTATGCATGGTCGTTTCTCTGATCTGTTCAGGCAGAAAGCATTGGCACCGACGTACCAATACGCAAAGGGTCTACTCCAGGGCAACCTGGCATCGCTTTATTCCGATCCGCCCGGGCCCGTGAAGGCTGAAAACTGCGGGACTGGCGTTTATAGGCGCGAAGTTTGCCATAAACCTGGGGTTTTGGCGCCTTTTGCGAGAATACCCGCAACACGCAAATCCTGTAGGAGCCCGGCTTGCCGGCGAAGGCGTCTTCGTGGGCGATACAAGGTTTGAGGCCGCTTTCGCTGGCAAGCCAGCTCCTACACGATCTCCGGTATGCAGATGGAGAGTGGTCAACGCCAATCCCTGTAGGAGCCCGGCCTGGCGAAGGCGTCTTCGTGGGCGATGCAAGGCTTGAGGCCGCTTTCGCTGGCAAGCCAGCTCCTGCAGGGGGGCGTGTCAGGGTTCGACCTGGGTCCATTGCTTGCCCAGGCGCTTGTCGGAGATTGGCACCTTGGTCCCCAACTGCTGGGCGAACAACGACACCCGGTATTCCTCCAGCCACCAGCGATAAAGCTCCAGCTGCGGGTCGCGCTTGCCTTCCTGGGCGTGCTTGTTGGCGCGGGTCTGGTATTGGCTCCAGAGCCCGGACAACTCGCCGCTCCAGACCCGGTCCTTCTGCACCTGGGCGCCGAGTTTTTCAAAGCGTTGCTCGATGGCCTTGAGATAACGCGGCAGTTCCTTGAGCCACTGCATCGGCGTTTCACGCACGAAACCCGGATAGACCAGATGACTGAGCTGCTGCTTGATGTCGTTCAGGGCCACGGCTTGCGCCAGGTCGATCTTGCCCTTGAAGCGCTTCTGCAGACCGTGCCAGTGCTTGAGAATCTCCAGCGTCAGCTTCGCCAATCGCTCGGCGTGCTCGGTCCAGCCGCCACGTTTGCGCTCGGCCAGCGCCGCCAGTGCAGCGCCATCGCGCGGCAGCGGGTCTTCGCCGTCGAGGATGCAGCTGTCGAGGCTGGCCAGCAGGATGTCTTCCACCAGGCTGTCGATACGCCCCATGTCGCGGTACATCAGGCCCAGTTCGGTCAGCCCCGGCAACTTGCCGCGCAGGAACTTCGCCGGCTCGGCCAATTGCTGCATCAGCAAGCGCTGCAAGGCCCGGCGATGCTGGAACTCGGCTTCGGCCGGCGTCGAGAAACGCCCTTCCTTGACCGTGCCGCTCTCCTCCACCAGCGCCGGATACACCGTCATCGACAGCCCGGCGATCTTCTGCTGGGTTTTCTCAGCGACGGCGGCAAAGACTTTCGCCTCCACCGGCTGCTGGCTTTTCGCGGTTTGCGGCACGGCCAACGCCGCCTGGCTCGCCTCGGCAAAGCGCGCGGTCAACTCGGCCAGGTCCCGGCCTTCACCGAGGAACTTGCCCTGGCCGTCGACGATTTCCAGGTTCATCCGCAAATGGCTGTCGACCTGCTGCGCCGCTTCGGCCCAGGCTTCATCGCTGACCCGCGCCCCCGTCATGCGCAGCAATTCACGACCCAACGCCTGCGGCAACGAGCCCTCGGCGAAGGTCATGCGCTGCAGCGCTGCCTTGACGAAGTCCGGCACCGGCACGAAGTTCTTGCGCAGGGCCTTGGGCAGGTTACGCACCAGCGCAATGCACTTGGCCTCGATCACGCCCGGCACCAGCCACTCCAGGCGTTCCGGCGGCAGCATCGGCAACAGCGGCGCGGGCACCCGCAGGGTGACGCCGTCGCGTGGATGGTTGGGCTCGAAGTGGTAACTCAGGGCCAGTTCCAGATCGCCGATGTGCAAGGTATCCGGGTAATGCGCAGCAGTGACTTCACTGGCCTCGCGGGCCAGCACGTCTTCTTCGCGCATGATCAGCAGCTGTGGATCTTTCTGGCTGTTGACCCGGTACCAGCTGTCGAAGGTCGCGGTCTGGTGGATCTCGGCCGGCAGTCGCGCGTCGTAGAAGGCGAACAGGGTTTCTTCGTCGGCCAGAATGTCCCGGCGACGCGCCTTGGCTTCGAGTTCGTCGAGCTGTTCCAACAGTTCTTTGTTCGCCGTCAGGCATCTGGCCCGGGACTGGATCTCGCCACGCACCAAGCCTTCACGAATGAACAACTCACGGGACGTCACAGGATCGATCGGCCCATAGTGCACCGGCCGGCGACCGACCACGATCAGCCCGAACAAGGTGATCTGCTCGAACGCCACGACCTGGCCGCGCTTCTTCTCCCAATGGGGTTCGAAGTGGTTTTTCTTGATCAGGTGCCCGGCGAGCGGCTCGATCCAGTCGGCATCGATCTTGGCCACCATCCGCGCATAAAGCTTGGTGGTCTCCACCAGTTCGGCGGCCATCAACCATTGCGGGCGCTTTTTACCCAGCCCGGAGGACGGGTGAATCCAGAAGCGGCGCTGACGGGCACCGAGGTAGTCGCCGTCTTCGGTTTTCTGGCCGATCTGGCTGAGCAGGCCCGAGAGCACGGCTTTGTGCAGCTTCGGGTAATCCGCCGGCTCTTTATTGAGGCTCAGCTGCATGTCGCGGCAGATCAGGCTCAACTGCCGGTGAGAATCGCGCCACTCGCGCAGGCGCAGGTAATTGAGGAAATTCTTGCGGCACCAGTTGCGCAACGGGCTCGCCGTCAGCGCCTGGCGCTGTTCTTCAAAACCACGCCACAGGTTGACCAGCCCGGCGAAGTCCGAGTCCACGTCCTTCCATTGCGCGTGGGCCTGATCCGCCGCTTGCTGACGCTCCGGCGGACGTTCGCGCGGGTCCTGGATCGACATGGCGCTGGCGACGATCAGCACTTCCTGCAAGCTGCCGAGCTTCGCCGCTTCCAGCAGCATGCGGCCCATGCGCGGGTCCACCGGCAGTCTCGCCAGTTGACGACCCAGCGGGGTCAACTGGCTGTTGCGGTCCACTGCCGAGAGTTCTTGCAGCAGGTTGAAACCGTCGCTGATGGCCTTGCCATCCGGTGGCTCGATAAACGGGAAATCGGTGATCTCGCCCAGGCGCAGGTGCAGCATCTGCAAGATCACCGCCGCCAGGTTGGTGCGCAGGATCTCCGGGTCGGTAAATTCCGGACGACCGATAAAGTCCTCTTCGCTGAACAGCCGCACGCAGATGCCCGGTTCGACCCGCCCGCAACGGCCTTTGCGCTGGTTGGCGCTGGCCTGGGAAATGGCTTCGATGGGCAGGCGCTGGACCTTGGCCCGGTAGCTGTAGCGACTGATGCGCGCGGTGCCGCTGTCGATCACGTAACGAATGCCCGGCACCGTCAGCGAGGTTTCGGCGACGTTGGTCGCCAGCACCACGCGCCGGCCTGGGTGCGACTGGAAAATCCGCTGCTGTTCGGCCGGCGACAAGCGTGCATACAGCGGCAGGATTTCGGTGTGCTTGAGCTGGGCCTTGCGCAACATGTCGGCGGCGTCGCGAATCTCGCGCTCACCGGGCAGGAACACCAGCACATCGCCCGGGCTCTTGCGCTCGCTGCGTTCGAACGCGGCGATTTCGTCGAGGGTGGCCAGAATGGCCTGATCCACGGTCAAGTCATCCTCGACGCGGTTGCCCTCCTCGTCCTGCTCCAGGGTCAGCGGGCGATACCAGGTCTCTACCGGGAAAGTGCGCCCGGAGACTTCGACGATCGGCGCATCAT carries:
- the hrpA gene encoding ATP-dependent RNA helicase HrpA; amino-acid sequence: MTDESPSIDKLLKNLDHAMLADRHRLRRQLLELRKKPDEAKLAQWAARLQASCDQVLARRASLPVVRYDDSLPIAAKRDEIKAALLKHQVLIIAGETGSGKTTQLPKICLEIGRGQHGLIGHTQPRRIAARSVASRVAEELGTPLGALVGYQVRFEDQSDANTLIKLMTDGILLAETQNDRYLERYDTIIVDEAHERSLNIDFLLGYLKTLLPRRPDLKVIITSATIDLERFSKHFDDAPIVEVSGRTFPVETWYRPLTLEQDEEGNRVEDDLTVDQAILATLDEIAAFERSERKSPGDVLVFLPGEREIRDAADMLRKAQLKHTEILPLYARLSPAEQQRIFQSHPGRRVVLATNVAETSLTVPGIRYVIDSGTARISRYSYRAKVQRLPIEAISQASANQRKGRCGRVEPGICVRLFSEEDFIGRPEFTDPEILRTNLAAVILQMLHLRLGEITDFPFIEPPDGKAISDGFNLLQELSAVDRNSQLTPLGRQLARLPVDPRMGRMLLEAAKLGSLQEVLIVASAMSIQDPRERPPERQQAADQAHAQWKDVDSDFAGLVNLWRGFEEQRQALTASPLRNWCRKNFLNYLRLREWRDSHRQLSLICRDMQLSLNKEPADYPKLHKAVLSGLLSQIGQKTEDGDYLGARQRRFWIHPSSGLGKKRPQWLMAAELVETTKLYARMVAKIDADWIEPLAGHLIKKNHFEPHWEKKRGQVVAFEQITLFGLIVVGRRPVHYGPIDPVTSRELFIREGLVRGEIQSRARCLTANKELLEQLDELEAKARRRDILADEETLFAFYDARLPAEIHQTATFDSWYRVNSQKDPQLLIMREEDVLAREASEVTAAHYPDTLHIGDLELALSYHFEPNHPRDGVTLRVPAPLLPMLPPERLEWLVPGVIEAKCIALVRNLPKALRKNFVPVPDFVKAALQRMTFAEGSLPQALGRELLRMTGARVSDEAWAEAAQQVDSHLRMNLEIVDGQGKFLGEGRDLAELTARFAEASQAALAVPQTAKSQQPVEAKVFAAVAEKTQQKIAGLSMTVYPALVEESGTVKEGRFSTPAEAEFQHRRALQRLLMQQLAEPAKFLRGKLPGLTELGLMYRDMGRIDSLVEDILLASLDSCILDGEDPLPRDGAALAALAERKRGGWTEHAERLAKLTLEILKHWHGLQKRFKGKIDLAQAVALNDIKQQLSHLVYPGFVRETPMQWLKELPRYLKAIEQRFEKLGAQVQKDRVWSGELSGLWSQYQTRANKHAQEGKRDPQLELYRWWLEEYRVSLFAQQLGTKVPISDKRLGKQWTQVEP
- a CDS encoding ABC transporter ATP-binding protein, whose translation is MLYRRFEKLIDIFRDAPTAAPPDRVLPFYTYYLKQVWPSFAVLLLVGLIGALIEVALFSYLSRIIDLTQGTPNVDFFKEHGIELAWMAVVALVFRPIFVGLHDLLVHQTLSPSMTSLIRWQNHSYVLKQSLNFFQNDFAGRIAQRIMQTGNSLRDSAVQAVDALWHVLIYAISSLVLFAEADWRLMIPLLTWIVAFISALYYFVPRVKERSVVSSDARSKLMGRIVDGYTNITTLKLFAHTNFEQQYAREAIKEQTEKAQLAGRVVTSMDVVITSMNGLLIVCTTGLALWLWTQSLITVGAIALATGLVIRIVNMSGWIMWVVTGIFENIGMVQDGLQSISQPVSVTDREQAKPLVVPRGEVRFEQVDFHYGKKSGIIADLDLIIKPGEKIGLIGPSGAGKSTLVNLLLRLYDVQGGRILIDGQNIAEVGQESLRERIGMITQDTSLLHRSIRDNLLYGKPDATDAELWEAVRKARADEFIPLLSDSEGRTGFDAHVGERGVKLSGGQRQRIAIARVLLKDAPILIMDEATSALDSEVEAAIQESLETLMQGKTVIAIAHRLSTIARMDRLVVLEKGTIAETGSHAELLAHGGLYARLWQHQTGGFVGID
- the aqpZ gene encoding aquaporin Z; this encodes MSLFKRSVTELLGTFWLVLGGCGSAVLAASSPLGIGVLGVALAFGLTVLTMAFAIGHISGCHLNPAVSVGLFVGGRFPARELPAYIIAQVIGAIIAAALIYYIANGKEGFELANGLASNGYGEHSPGKYSMAAGFVCELVMTAMFVLIILGATDKRAPAGLAPIAIGLALTLIHLISIPVTNTSVNPARSTGPALIVGGWAIAQLWMFWVAPMVGAVIGGVTYRWLGKEGS
- a CDS encoding beta-ketoacyl-ACP synthase III is translated as MHNVVISGTGLYTPANSISNEELVQSFNTYVGQFNADNAEAIARGEIEALTESSAAFIEKASGIKSRFVMDKDGILDPQRMAPRLPERSNDEWSVLCQMAIGAAEQALQRAGKTAADIDGVIVACSNLQRAYPAIAIEVQEALGIQGFGFDMNVACSSATFGIQTAANSVQLGQARAILMVNPEVCTGHLNFRDRDSHFIFGDAATAVIIERADLATSQYQFDIVSTKLLTKFSNNIRNNFGFLNRAAEEGIDAKDKLFVQEGRKVFKDVCPMVAELIANHLEENQLNITDVKRFWLHQANLSMNHLIVRKLLGREATEEEAPVILDTYANTSSAGSVIAFHKHQDDLAAGSLAVLSSFGAGYSIGSVILRKR
- a CDS encoding putative porin; its protein translation is MRLASTKTAAALCGGLMLAMSVPASAAVDAKLLDMLKANGSISQAQYAELQAELAKDQKDQQIARQAQQETNEQIAATAKKTNELSTFDQKLAWAAKTQFKGDVRFRQETVKNDGVSNSGDQDRQRIRARLGAYTEINPQVDTGIRIATGNNNDARSTNQSLEGNFSKKDIWLDQGYVDYHPTAIKNLHLIGGKMPQPWVSMGDIIWDSDISPEGLAVTYKYPLGSTAELFGSAGHYTLQDNVDGEGKQFRHDLRLYAGQLGARFAITDNLKMTLGGSLYAYDNDEDAATLAINGNSPGEEFKVYEGFGQLDIGGLPMPLSLYGQIVNNDSASNDQDMGWLAGVKTKFYGFGVDYNYRDVQRNAVVGAFTDSDFANGFTGSRGSKLKVSYEIDKNFALGATYFMADSDFTNANLRDSKINTLQLDAEAKF
- a CDS encoding GNAT family N-acetyltransferase, which encodes MPLQRLENLSEIAANTWDALVPDSQPFLRHAFLCALEDSGSVGPHSGWQPEHLLNIEGDRLIAALPGYRKWHSYGEYVFDHAWADACERAGIDYYPKLLSAVPFSPVSGPRLLAASLEDGFELLKSLPGYLEIEQLSSAHINFTDPFTDAALAEQPGWLQRIGCQYHWQNRGYRDFQDFLDVLSSRKRKQMRKEREQVAGQGIDFEWLEGRQLDQLQWDFVYACYANTYAVRRQRPYLTREFFSLLAERMPESIRVVLAKQGSRPVAMAFSLVGGDSFYGRYWGCLAEFDRLHFETCFYQGMDYAIANGFQRFDAGAQGEHKLIRGFEPVITHSWHYLRHPGLKAAVKDFLQQERVGVLAYAEEARTALPYRQD